In Ignavibacteria bacterium, the sequence TAATTTCAATATGATCGATCAGGGATATCACTTCACCTGGAAGCTTGCCGAAACGGTCAATAAGTTCATGCTTAATATCTTCCAACCCGGAAAATGATGTAACTTTTGAAAGCCGCTGATAAATTTCAAGTCGTGTATTTTCATCGTCAATATAACTTTCAGGAAGGAGCATACTGATATCTGACTCAACCAAAACCTCTTTAAATACCGGCTTGCTGCTTTTCTGCGTAAGCTGCTGAAGTGTTTCAGCAGGCAGAGATTCAGCAGGAATGGTTTCCTTCAGCTCGGATACTGCTTCATCCAGAAGCTGCATATACATATCAAAGCCAATTTCACCAATAAATCCGCTTTGCTCTTTTCCCAGCAGGTTCCCTGCGCCGCGGATCTCAAGGTCCTTTAACGCCAGGTTCATTCCGCTGCCGAGTTCTGAGAATTCTTCAAGAGCGTGAAGCCTGCGGATAGCCTGTTTGGTTAATGAGCTTTGAGGGGGAGTAACCAGGTAAGCATATGATTTTATATTAGATCTACCAACCCTGCCCCTCAACTGGTATAATTCAGCAAGCCCGAAATTATCAGCCCTGTTTATTATAATTGTGTTTACGCTGGGTATATCAAGTCCTGATTCAATAATTTTTGTACACAATAGTACATTAGATTTTTTCTCAAGGAACCGCATCATAACATTTTCCAATTGTGCAGGAGACATTTGCCCGTGAGCGACTGCTACTTTTGCATAAGGCACTATCTCTTCAATAATTTCAGCAAGTTCTTCGAGCTTTGCTATCTTATCGTTAACAAAATAAACCTGCCCGCCGCGCTGCAGCTCCCTGGAAATTGCGTTAGCCAATACTTTTTTATCAAAGTTAACAATTTCTGTGTGAATAGGCTGCCTGTTCTTCGGGGCAGTATTGATAATGGAAAGATCTCTTGCTCCAAGTAGGGAAAAATTAAGTGTCCTTGGAATAGGTGTAGCTGTTAAAGTTAATACATCAACATTTTCACGAAGGAACTTCAGCTTTTCTTTTGCTTTTACACCGAATCTTTGTTCTTCATCAATAATTAACAAGCCCAGATCTTTAAAATGTACATCCTTTGAAAGCAGCCGGTGTGTGCCAATTATTATATTTATTTTTCCGTCCTCAAGCTTCTGCAGGATCTCTTTTTGTTCTTTTTTAGTTTTAAATCTTGAAAGGTGGTCAACTTCAGTTGCCCATGATGAGAGCCTGTCTTTAAATGTATTGTAATGCTGTTCTGCAAGTATAGTTGTAGGTACAAGAACTGCAACCTGTTTATTATCAACCACGGCTTTAAATGCTGCTCTTACCGCTACTTCGGTTTTGCCAAAGCCAACATCACCGCAAACAAGCCTGTCCATTGGGTTTTCTGATTCCATATCTCGCTTAACCGCTTCGGTAGCGCTTGCCTGGTCAACAGTATCTTCATACATAAAGCTTGCTTCAAGCTCCTTTTGCCAGATCGAATCACCTGAAAACCTGAATCCTTTTTGTGATTTTCGTTTTGAATAAAGCAATATAAGATCGCGGGCAATTTCCTGGATCTTCTTCTTTGTTTTCTGTTTAATGCGTTCCCATTCGCTGCCGCCAAGCTTATTCAGCTTTGGAGTAACACCTTCCTGCGCTGAAAATTTCTTTATCATGTTCAGCGAATTAAGGTTTACAAAGACCATATCGTTATCTTTGTAAAGCAGCTTTACTGCTTCCTGCTCAACACCGCCGGTAACAATTTTTTTAAGCCCGGCATATTTACCAATACCAAAATGCTGATGTACCATAAAATCGCCGTAGTTTACCGAGCTTAATTCCTTAAAGGTTATTCCTCCGAATTTCCTTTTCCGCTTTGCCGGGCGGAAGTACCTTCCGAATACCTGGTGCTCTGTATAAACAGCGGCTTTTGCCGAAGGCATTATAAAACCTTCATGAAATGAACCGTTCAGGAATTCTATTCCTTCAAGTTCTTCACTTCCCAGCAGGTCCTCAACAAGCTCCCGTGTCCGGTTCAGCTGGTAATCATCAGTACATGATATGTAAACTGTATATTCCGCTGAATTCATTTCCCGCAGGTTTTCGGCAAATAATTTTGTGTTTGAGCTGAATGAAGGCTGTGACCTGGAATCAAAGAACAGTTCTGTGATCAATGACTTTTCAGCTTCACCTATTGATTCATTCTTTACCAGTGGAAAACCGGAAAAATAAGAGCGTTTAAAGTTTATGGTTTTATAATAGATCTCAGGAAGGTCTTCTTTGATAAGATCAGGTTCATCAAGCAAGAACAATGTATCATTTTTGATATAATCTATAAGCTTTTCTGAGGAAGCCTCATCAATATTAAGCAGCTCTGCCGAAGGCAGGATTTCTATTGAATTAAGCTGGGCAATTGAGCGCTGAGTAACAGGATCAAATTCTCTTATTGATTCAACAGTATCACCGAAAAATTCAATCCTCACCGGCTGGTTCAGGTTTTCAGGAAAAATATCAATTATACCACCGCGAACAGCATAGTCATTTTCTTCTTCAACAATTTTTTTCCTGGTGAAATTAAAGCCTTTTAGCTTACCAAGCAGCTTATCAAATACAAAGTCACTGTTTTTTGCCAGTATAATTGTGTTTTTCCTGAAAGAATCTTCAGTAATTACATTTTTATTAAGCGCTGCAGGTGAAGTTACAATAATGAAGCTGTTATCACCTGTTAATTTTTTTAATGTGCCTGAAAGAGTATTTACTTCAGATTCAAACTCTTCGTCAAATTCACCAAGGTATAAACCGGCTGTATCTTCACCTGTCAGCAGGTTAAGATCATCTTTAAGCTTAAACAGCCTGTTATGGTCATTTGAACAGAATATTATTTTTTTGTTTTGTTCATACAGGGCTGAAATTACAAATGCAGGCAAAGAACCTCGTAACCCTGTAAAAAAAAGATCTTTGCCGGAACTTTCTTTTATGATTGTAAATTCGGGTGAGTTAAATATTTTATGTTTTAACTTGTTTAACACAGTCGGTTGCTTAATTCAATAAATTCATCAACTGATAAGCTCTCGGCCCGTCTGCCAAGATCTATTTCTGCTTTTGAAAGATCAATATCAATATTTTTCAGGCAGTTTCTCAGGGTTTTTCTGCGGGTTCCAAAAGCTGCTTTTACAAGTCTTCTGAAAAATTCTATGTCCTTAACGCGCTCTTCAATTGAATTTGTAAAATCAAAATAAATTATACGGGAATCAACTTTAGGTTTTGGATAAAAACAGCTTCTTGAAACTTTGAATAACAACGAGGAAGTGCTGAATACATTTAATATTACACTCGGTATTCCATATTCTTTACTGTTCGGTTCTGCAGTAATTCTTCTTGCAACTTCTTCCTGTATCATCAGCTGTGCATCTTTTATTATGTGCCTGTTATCCGCCAGCTTAAATATTATAGGCGAGGTAATATTGTAGGGAATATTTCCTATCACCCTTAGCTTATCATAAGGATCTTTAATTAGTTTGTTAAGATCAAGCTTTAGAAAATCTTTGTTAATGATATTTAGGCCGGGGAAAAGTTCTTTTAATATTGCACAGTTGTTGCGGTCAAGCTCTATTACCGTAAGGTTATTGGTTTTTTCAAGTATGAACCTTGTTATTGCTCCTTTACCTGGTCCTATTTCAATTATATGCTCCCCGGGCTGAATATTAAAAGCGTTAACAATGTTTCGGCAAATATTTTCGTCGGTAAGGTAGTTTTGTCCCATCGATTTTTTGGGGCGCGCATTATTTCCGGTTATTTCACTCAATTATGATCATAATAGTTGTTTCAGGGATTTAGAATTAAGAGACTGTATTTTTTTTCGGTCATTTCCTGTTCATTTGTTACATTTTTTTTATACTCGCCATAGCTCCACATTCTTGCCTGGTCGCCGTAATGAGTACTTACAGGCTGACCCGATTGACCTGTTGAATTAATTGATAGCGGATGTTCGATATCCGCTAAATTGACTATCATTCTCATTGATGCACCAACAACAACATCAAATTTACCTTTTTCTATAACATCACTGAAACGGTATTCAGTATTATTTACACTGGTTTGGTCTCCTCCAACATCATACGGACCAATATTAAAAGTCTTATCCAGGGCTTCAACAAAACCAAGAGGGTGCCTGAATTTTATTGAATGAACTGAAGCCCAGTTCCAGGAATTCACATCTTTCCCCGGGAATTTATTTTTCAGGAATTCCACAGCCTGTATTATGCTTTTTTTAACTATACCAGATCTTTTTTCCTGTGATGCTGTATTTACATTATCGAACCATTCGTTTTCAGGATTTTTCATGATCCGTTCAAGTGAACGGTATGGAATATTCTGGATTGAAATAAAATCATTGAAAATATTTTCACCTAATTCATCTTCAAAAATATTTTTTATTAAATAGACCAGGTAAGTATTATAAATAACTGAAGCTGGTTCATTTTTACCTATTTCACCATTCCAGTTCCTGAGCTTTTCAATTGCAGCTATTGTTTCATTATCATAACCTGAATTGCCATTCTGAGTATCACCCGTGAAATCCTTTAAAATCTCCCTGGCATAAGGAGAGTCATAACTGTTCTGAAGCAGCTTAAAATCTTCTGCATCAAAAAGTGACCTGCTATCAATAAATTGTTTAATACGGGTGAATCTTGAAGCAGGTTCCCACAAGTATGATATGTAGAATTTGTCCTTTATATCCTTTAACCATGAAAAAGGATCCGTATTGGCAGTTATAATGTATCCTTCAGGCGGGTTGTAAAGCTCCGGTAATTTTTCAAAATCAATATACCCTGTCCAGTTTAATTCATCTTCACCTGGAAAAATATAAGTAAATTCAGTATTTGATTTCCTTACAGGGATCTTACCGCCAACCCTGTAGCCAATATTCCCGTTAATATCTGCGTATAAAAAATTCTGGGCAGGTACATTAAAATCTTTTAGTGAAGCTTTGAACTCTTCCCAGCTTGAAGCTGTGTTAATACCAAAGAAACATTTCACTTCATCACTTTGTTCAAATCCGGTCCATCGGAATGTCATTAATTTATCCCTGTATGGGTCATCGGGATTGATCTGCATATCAGCAAATCCTCGCATTTTAAGATCAGAGATCACAGGACCGATCTTGGTTGTGTATATAATGTAATCGGTCTCAACAGAATCCTTGATATATATCTTTTCTTTTATAGAATCAAGCGCAATTGACTGATTATTATAAATGTATTTCCCGGCGTTTGAGGAGTCGCGTTTCAGAATAATGAAATCATTATCATCGTTCATCAGGTTGGTTAGCCCCCAGCTGATATTCTTGTTGTTACCAATAACAACACCCGGTATACCCGGAAAGGTCATGCCCCTAACATCAAGCTTTCCTCCTTTAATATACATTTCATACCATCGCGATGGCGCCTGAAGAGCAAGATGAGGATCGTTGGCTAAAATTGGTTTGCCATTAATAGAGCGGCTTCCGGATACTACCCAGGAATTGCTTCCTGTATGAGAGCCTTTAATTCCGATGAATTTTCTGTAATTATTATCAGCTTCAAAGAAACTTTTGCCTAATGCAGAAACAAGCTTTAAGTATTCTGCATTACTGTTTTCAAGTGCGCCGGTTTCATTATTCTTCTTTTTTTTCTTAGGTGAATTTGTTTCTTCGTTCTCTTCTGTGGAATCTGCCAGCTCAATTACAGGTTTTGTATAAATGGTAATATTTGTATCCGGAAATATGAGAGAGGTTTTTTCAATGCCTGTTTTGCTGAGTATTTCACCCATCACGTAATCAGTATACCATGCAATGTTCAGGTCCCAGCCCATCATGCGGGCAAGCATCAAAGATTGTTCCGGTTTCCATGGTT encodes:
- the mfd gene encoding transcription-repair coupling factor, whose amino-acid sequence is MPAFVISALYEQNKKIIFCSNDHNRLFKLKDDLNLLTGEDTAGLYLGEFDEEFESEVNTLSGTLKKLTGDNSFIIVTSPAALNKNVITEDSFRKNTIILAKNSDFVFDKLLGKLKGFNFTRKKIVEEENDYAVRGGIIDIFPENLNQPVRIEFFGDTVESIREFDPVTQRSIAQLNSIEILPSAELLNIDEASSEKLIDYIKNDTLFLLDEPDLIKEDLPEIYYKTINFKRSYFSGFPLVKNESIGEAEKSLITELFFDSRSQPSFSSNTKLFAENLREMNSAEYTVYISCTDDYQLNRTRELVEDLLGSEELEGIEFLNGSFHEGFIMPSAKAAVYTEHQVFGRYFRPAKRKRKFGGITFKELSSVNYGDFMVHQHFGIGKYAGLKKIVTGGVEQEAVKLLYKDNDMVFVNLNSLNMIKKFSAQEGVTPKLNKLGGSEWERIKQKTKKKIQEIARDLILLYSKRKSQKGFRFSGDSIWQKELEASFMYEDTVDQASATEAVKRDMESENPMDRLVCGDVGFGKTEVAVRAAFKAVVDNKQVAVLVPTTILAEQHYNTFKDRLSSWATEVDHLSRFKTKKEQKEILQKLEDGKINIIIGTHRLLSKDVHFKDLGLLIIDEEQRFGVKAKEKLKFLRENVDVLTLTATPIPRTLNFSLLGARDLSIINTAPKNRQPIHTEIVNFDKKVLANAISRELQRGGQVYFVNDKIAKLEELAEIIEEIVPYAKVAVAHGQMSPAQLENVMMRFLEKKSNVLLCTKIIESGLDIPSVNTIIINRADNFGLAELYQLRGRVGRSNIKSYAYLVTPPQSSLTKQAIRRLHALEEFSELGSGMNLALKDLEIRGAGNLLGKEQSGFIGEIGFDMYMQLLDEAVSELKETIPAESLPAETLQQLTQKSSKPVFKEVLVESDISMLLPESYIDDENTRLEIYQRLSKVTSFSGLEDIKHELIDRFGKLPGEVISLIDHIEIKIILSKVGFEKITINGNTIELFFDMNNEEIFSSGYFEKVLGYINENYKNTSRVKQGKQSLSVQFRIPAFEIYEEKLQEIRSFIANLANL
- the rsmA gene encoding ribosomal RNA small subunit methyltransferase A; the protein is MGQNYLTDENICRNIVNAFNIQPGEHIIEIGPGKGAITRFILEKTNNLTVIELDRNNCAILKELFPGLNIINKDFLKLDLNKLIKDPYDKLRVIGNIPYNITSPIIFKLADNRHIIKDAQLMIQEEVARRITAEPNSKEYGIPSVILNVFSTSSLLFKVSRSCFYPKPKVDSRIIYFDFTNSIEERVKDIEFFRRLVKAAFGTRRKTLRNCLKNIDIDLSKAEIDLGRRAESLSVDEFIELSNRLC
- a CDS encoding penicillin acylase family protein, with the protein product MNKYVKTFLGIFIIIIPAIIVLGVLFNILSKQSFYPTSGQIAVSGLKSQVKVYFDDYGVPHVLAQNQDDAYFTQGYIHAQDRLWQMDLTRRVAEGRLSEVFGSQVIEFDKLFRTIGIHRFSYNWYNNISPESKQILTSYTEGVNKFIETHYENLPVEFDALNYRPEPWKPEQSLMLARMMGWDLNIAWYTDYVMGEILSKTGIEKTSLIFPDTNITIYTKPVIELADSTEENEETNSPKKKKKNNETGALENSNAEYLKLVSALGKSFFEADNNYRKFIGIKGSHTGSNSWVVSGSRSINGKPILANDPHLALQAPSRWYEMYIKGGKLDVRGMTFPGIPGVVIGNNKNISWGLTNLMNDDNDFIILKRDSSNAGKYIYNNQSIALDSIKEKIYIKDSVETDYIIYTTKIGPVISDLKMRGFADMQINPDDPYRDKLMTFRWTGFEQSDEVKCFFGINTASSWEEFKASLKDFNVPAQNFLYADINGNIGYRVGGKIPVRKSNTEFTYIFPGEDELNWTGYIDFEKLPELYNPPEGYIITANTDPFSWLKDIKDKFYISYLWEPASRFTRIKQFIDSRSLFDAEDFKLLQNSYDSPYAREILKDFTGDTQNGNSGYDNETIAAIEKLRNWNGEIGKNEPASVIYNTYLVYLIKNIFEDELGENIFNDFISIQNIPYRSLERIMKNPENEWFDNVNTASQEKRSGIVKKSIIQAVEFLKNKFPGKDVNSWNWASVHSIKFRHPLGFVEALDKTFNIGPYDVGGDQTSVNNTEYRFSDVIEKGKFDVVVGASMRMIVNLADIEHPLSINSTGQSGQPVSTHYGDQARMWSYGEYKKNVTNEQEMTEKKYSLLILNP